The Lates calcarifer isolate ASB-BC8 linkage group LG11, TLL_Latcal_v3, whole genome shotgun sequence genomic sequence cgttttttcacagctgaaaacagctcCTGGTGAGTAGAGGAATGAAGTTtgaacagctgctaatgctaacgttatctatgtagcgatagcaaaaactcacatatagcacctttaagctGCTGATGATGTCTCAGTTAGAGGGAGgtcgtacctgctcaccaaaaCAACAGGTGCTCAGATGACAGAGGCTCCAGGTGAGATCATGTGACAGTGAAGTTACACACACCTGAGCACAGGTGGAGCCACgatcagatttttatttagtAACAGACAGAGGGTGGGTGCACACCTGAACTCATAAACACCTGCAGTCCAGTTTAAAATCAGATCCATTCTCTAATAACTGATCACAACAAGCAGTGAACACAGTTACAGCAGCGACTGCTGTCTGTCAGCTCTGATCCTCCGTGGGTTTAGACCAGGATCAGGACCAGGTTTGATCTGAGTCACACAGTGTTACAGAGACGTTAACATCTCTAAATCAACAAACACAGGACTGACCTGAGACCTGCAGAGAGAccagcagcagaaccagaacctgaagaacctccatcctccccctcatcatcatcctcctcctgctgctgctgagcccTGAGGACAGAAAACTGATGTTCACACTGAAtcgctttctttttctttctgttcagctcagatcctccctctgactctgtgtgtgtgtgtgtgtgtgtgtgtgtgtgtgtgtgtgtgttagcaggaGCTGAGTTTGTGAGTAAACTGAGGACTTCCTGTAAAGGTCATCGACCTTCACATGACGCAACAggctgataaacacacacaaacacacacacacaaacacagggtcACATCCCTGCACCTCTCACCTGTTGTGTTTCGCTGTCAATATGACGAGTGAAGCCCAAACATCTGTCGCCCCCTGCTGGCTGACTGCAGAGCTGCTTATAAAACCACAGCAGTCTTTGCTCCGACTCCTCACTTCAAACTGCAGTACAAATATTCACACcttctttatttcactttgagTTTGATTTGGATCTGAATCTTAAACCTGTGTCAgaacatgaatgtgttttatatgaCAACAGATTTAAACATCAACTCTCTGACACTGTAACTCTGCCTGTTGTTAAACTGAAGCTGTTGGTTTCTCTGTGGTGACTGACGACTAACATGAAGCTGATCCTGGACCTGCAGCCGTCTGAAGGCAGTTCTtaatttttacagtttttaatgtcGACAGTAAAATGACAACATCTTTCAGTCGAGGATAAAAGTCACTGGAGTCGTATTGTGAAGGAGGGTCCAGGTGTCGGCCATCTTTAACCAGCGGTTCCTCCACCGAGCTCAGATCAAACTCTTCCCTCAGACTAAAGATTCAGAGTAAAAACTCTTTTGTTCTTTGTGCAATAAACCTGCCAAATTTCCACAAATAATTTATATAAATCTACATTTTTAGCAGCTTGTGTTGtagagattgttttgtttttgtactggAGATATTTCAGGTTGAGACAGAAAGAAGCTGCACCTGCAGACCAACGTAAGCCCCGCCCACACTGTTTTATTAACAGGTGACTGCACAAAATGGCTGCTTCGCACCAGAGATGACACATTAACTCCTTCACAGTTTGtccacaccaaaaaaaaaacatctcatctTCCAGTCAGCAGCTCTCCAGTCCTTCAGTGTGCAGTGATAAGACTCATCTGTGccccccccctcacccctcccttcaCTTGTTTTGACATCATGGAAgtcctcccccccccccccccccccgggtGCTCAGGTCCCAGTGTCTCCAGTGTTCCCAGTCTCTGCTGGGACAGAACCAGTGTCCGAACCAGTAATACTCCAAAAACACCGGCTCTTTCCAGTGAAACATCGTCAAGGTAACGTTATTCAGTAGTCGTCACGGTAActaccacctccaccacctccacctcctccacctcctgttATTTTTTGGTAATACTGCCACAGCGGTCGGAGCGCCGGTCGCCTCCAGGAtcctgtgtttcctcctgtGCACCGAACAACAACCTGACGAATCCTTggcaacaaaacagaaactaaactaaaaccaACGACTGAGGCATCGTCAGTTTTTACAGCTGCACAAACTTCACTCTGGTTTAACTGAAGCTGCTCCTGTGGTTCATCTGATTCTCAATCATGCACATGAACATGAACTGCTTTTCTTTAGGTCTGTGCTGTTTTAGATTCAAGAATCAGACCAGACCTGAGGATATATTTTAGTTTCTTATCACCACGTTAAAAAACTTCTGACGACCTTGGTCAGGTGTGCTCTCTCAGGACTTTCACCTTGTCTTTGAGTCTGTTTGCAGCTTTAGGTGATTTCAGATCTGGTCAAACAAACTAGTTCACGAGTTCTCAGAGACTCTGGATTTCAGTTCCTCCAACTCTGATATCTGAGGATGAAAGATTCCTCAGAATAaactaatgaaaataaaaacacattagaatCACTGGATCTAAAGGTTTCCACCTAAAAAGTACAGCTCGTGTTCACGTTCAGATTCTCTGAatccagacaaaaacacaggtCAATGTTCCTCTGACCGCTCAGTTCAGCAACATGATCCTGGAGAAAGTGCatcaataaaatgtaaacaaactggaTATTCCAACTTCACAATAATGATTCTGACAGATTGTCATCACTGACTCGTCTCCCAGGTCATTAACATCTGATCAAAGGCTGGTTCATACGTCTAGCTGTGCAGTTACACCTCCTGAACAccaggtggtggtggagtttCTGTGACACTGCCGTAcgaccacagagagacagataggaGCCGTCCAGTCACAGCTGATGTAGTTAAGACTTGTAGAGAAGTAAACATCAGGCTACAGTGTCAATAGAGCTCTGCAGTGATGATGggtttctgtagtccagccctgaagttagcttcagcctggttcctccacagaaaatcaactgtgagcagctaaagtttctgatccttcaggtttagttgatcagatcatcttcacagatgaacaccactgttctgatgtttgaagtaagaagctaatgttaggctataaaccaactccACCACGGTCccatgacgtcaacgtctccaccactaagcttccaactggtcatttcatttagctctgagctcttctacaaaagcctttcttcttagaaagttagtgagagtttgaaagagcgtgagtagaaacacaaccgaggctgtaaaggtggactggtgagtagatgggttttcatgttaacgtccccgacaacctctgtagtctcatttagacactcgttagcaaccgccttttttaagacacgtaaaagcttcaaacatcaggagtgggggatttactgacccattttatgtcggagaataaaacctgaaaatgtcttgagcttgtgttaaaaccacagaccttatttcagacatttaaccagaaacacactgactctgggacgagggaacaggaagtgctaacatgctaacttacttcctggtttcaggatcagtcctgcagagCTCTACTGAGTTGTTTAGTCTTGTCAGACCTGAGAGACGAACACTGAACTTCATCCATCAAAACAGACCAAAACCTAAACTGATCCTCGTCCTGAAATCCAGTTTAACTGTTACTGCTACATAAAAGTTGTGTAAGGTTAAATGGTCCCGTGTGGAGCTGTACAGCAGGTGACAGgtcatcaaacatcaaacagctgaatcagaacaaacactgatgaataaattaaaactgtTCAGCAGTTTATAAAACATCCTCACCACAGGGTTCATTCAGTTCTGGAGATTTTGACTGTTTCACACTGTCTTCATCAgctaaacatcaacacagaccaggtcaaaggtcagacctGAACAAACCTGGTGAGGAGAGAGTTTTATCAACTGTTCAACATGTTGGTGTAAACAGAACTTTTTGTTAAAGACACGAGCTTCATGAAGTTTCTCCAACACTGAGCTGAGAGACGATGTTCAGATGTCGAGGTCTTTCTCAGTCCACGGTCTCATCTGTTCTCAGAAACAATCCACATGACCTGATGTGTTCCCTGCTGAACCATTCAAATTTACTGAGGTGACGTCTGTGAAGAGCTTTTAGTCAGTCTCCATGGTCATCCTGAGGATAACAGCTTCTGTGCTGATTTCCCTCTGactgaagttttgttttgttggagcTGAAGTTGTTTGTCTGATGCGACGGAGGATCAGAGCCAATGTTACgttaaaaataatcacaggATATAAAGAAATCAAATCACTGGAGTCTAACTCTGGAGTCTTCTCTCAACCAAAGTCTCTGTCACTTTATCTGTAACCTTTGACCAGGCGATGGAGTTGAACTGATTGGATCTGACGTTATCAGAGAAACGAGGAAACAGCTCCTCCTGACGTCCTGTGTCTGCAGAATACCATCAAaataactgatttttaacatgaaccTGTTTCATTCTGGTTGTAATcagctggtctgtttgttttaaagatgaGGAGACGTCTGAGGAAAATTCAGCTCCTgataaaaacctcctgaacactgaaggaatctgacccaacaaataaaacactgatgaattATTTAACGATTAGATAAAACTAACTCCATGTTTAACTTCTCTGTTAAAGCTCAGAGCTTCAATAACAGTTTGTTCTCACAGGAACCTTGCATCAGTGCATCAGAGAGTCCCTGATACAactttcacttcactttacTGAGCCTGGTCTTAAAATGAACAAACCAGAACAGTGATGGAGACCTGATGAAAGCAGAGCGACTCGTTCCTGTCGTcctcaggtgagttctacctgctgagaggTTCACAGCTAAAGAGAAAACTACCGGAGTTAGAGAGAGttaaacagactgacagagtcCGCAGCCCGACAGGAGAGACATGGAGCAGGAGGATTATTTAATTATTGTCACCGCTGCAAAGTTATGAATTTGTAATTATAGGACTCTgcagggcttttaatttgaaacaacgGTCACAGGAAGTGGTGGAGTTAATACCTGGCTGAGGTGAGAAAAGGAGCTAAAGGCGGATTTAACTCATTTAGTTGGATCTGTAACTGATCCTCatctactgggacaaatccaCAATCCTGTGAAGCCGTTATTGTCTGAGTCTCTACCTCCCGAACAGTCGCATCGAAGACCCAAATCTGAGTCGGGTTCAGCCCCACTGAATATAATGACAGTTTTCCTCTAATGTTATGACTTAATTCCTGATTTAATAACTTTTTCTCCAACAGTGGCTCTGATCCTCCATCATGGGACTTCAagttaaaactgtgtttaagCTGGTTCCCGTAACGTTGGTGAACTGGACTCAGACCTGGTTCAGACCTAATGAACGTGGACTGACAAAGACCTCCAGAGTTACAGCTGTGAAGTTGTTTTCAGGTGTTGGAGGTCGGAGGATCCTGGAGGCGACTGAATGTTTCTCTCCTCACACTGAacttctttgtttgtttcttttagagATTTTTAGCGTCGTCGTCGTCGCTAACGGTGACATTTCCTTAAGTCTGGCTGCTCAGTGATGACATCAGAAGAGAGGCGGAGTCTCCACATcccctgcccccctccctccacacacacaccagtgtcGACTCCCCgtgagccaatcagagagccCCGGAGGAGGGCGGATCATCTGAAACTCCGGCCCGGATACAGGACTGAGCGGAGGGAGCTGATTGGCTGCAGTCTGTGAGACCAGTTCGAATGTTTGATCGAAAAACACGAGGAACAAAATAAAGAAGGGAAAATAActgcagggaggagaagagaaacgTGTTACTGCAGTGAATCAGTCTGTCGTATGTTAAAGACGAGTCGTTACAGTTTCTGACTCACGCCGTCCTCTCGGGCTCCAGTGCTACGTTTGGGACTCGACCCCCGGCTGGCTGCTTGGCTCTGGTCCTCGCTCCTTCAGTGTCGGGTTGATCTCCTCCTCGGGGTCGTAGTAATAAAACTTCCTCAGGTAGGCGATCAGAGgcctgaggagagagacaacaaatcaacaacaacagtaaagagaccagaaacagatggaggcactggtattccagcagctcctggttaaatccctgtttttgtcaatggagtctggtagagatatatagagaggTTCAGGGTTCAGGGTCTGGGGGAGGTGGACTCACGTGGGCAGCGGCAGCTCCTGGATGTGGTCTATACGGACCAGCTGTCTGATGCAGAAGCGGCAGAGATGCTGCAGAGATTTAACGCTGCTGAACCTGGAGACCGGGTACAGGAGCTGGACCGGGGTCGGAGGCagacctgaaacacagacactgacagctgaTTGGTCTGAACACAGACAGCTGAGGTGACACTGACAGCTGATTGGTCGGTGAGTTACCAGGGACTCTGGAGCGCAGGAAGTAGAGGAACTTCCCATTCTTGGAGTGCATGATGGCTCTCTCTATGAACTCCACCACAGAGTGACAACGATCCTCAAACTTAGGATGACACCACAGACTGAACgtacctgaggaggaggaggaggaggagaggaggaggaggaggagaggaggagaggaggaggaggagaggaggaggagaggaggagaggaggagaggaggagaggaggaggaggaggaggaggaggagaggaggaggaggaggaggaggaggaggaggaggagaggaggagaggaggagatgaggaggaggaggaggaggagaggaggagaggaggagatgaggaggaggagaggaggagaggaggaggaggagaggaggagaggaggagaggaggagatgaggaggagggaggaggaggaggaggaggaggagaggaggagaggaggagatgaggaggaggagaggaggaggagaggaggagatgaggaggaggaggaggaggaggagaggaggagaggaggagatgaggaggaggagaggaggagaggaggaggaggaggagaggaggagaggaggagatgaggaggaggaggaggagaggagacagagaggacaggaggaggagagagaggaggagaggagaggaggaggaggaggaggagaggaggagaggaggagaggaggagagatttttatctttgtcctgtgtgtgtgtgttacctctgtgtgtgttgtgtgtgtgtgtggtgtgtgtgtgtcctctgtgtgtgtgtgtgttacctctgtgtgtgtgtgtgtgtgtgtgtgtgtgttacctctgtgtgtgtgtgtgtgttacctgtgtgtgtgtgtgtgtgtgtgttacctctgtgtgtgtgtgtgtgtgtgtgtgtgtgtgttacctctgtgtgtgtgttacctctgtgtgtgtgtgtgtgtgtgtgtgtgtgtgtgtgtgttacctctgtgtgtgtgtgtgtgtgtgtgtgtgtgtgtgtgtgtgtgtgttacctctgtgtgtgtgtgtgttacctctgtgtgtgtgtgtgtgttacctgtgtgtgtgtgtgtgtgtgtttacctctgtgtgtgtgtgttacctctgtgGTGGTGTTACCTCTGTAGTGCTCCAtgcgtgtgtggtgtgtgacTCCCTGGGACCTGAAGCTCAGACTCAGGATGTATCGTGGATCTGAACTGTCCCGGACCAGGAACGACCCGTCAGGTTTCCCCTTCAGCTTCATCTCAGCGTCCTCCCAGTTCATCGGTCCCCAGTACCAcccacactgaacacacacacacacacacacacacacacacacacagtagtttcagttgttaatcagttaaacagctgaaacaggaaacaggaagtctgtgactcctcctcctcctgatacTGATCAATACTCAGATCAGTTTCATGATCTGTTATGTtcattcacttcagctgtttattgttttatatttgtcattgttaataaagtttattattgaGTTTCTTCTCTAAGCTGACAACACGTCTTCTTCTCTTGATTTATTCTGATTAAACTTCCTGTgtctgtcccccccccccccccctcataACTGAGCGTGGCCCCCACCTTCTCCAGTTCTCTGAGGCTGGTGGCGAAGCTGCTGGCGTCGGGTCGACTGAGGGGACAGCGGGCAGCGAGTCTGGGTGGGAGGTGCTGACCGTCAGGACGCAGAGGGACGGGCCGAGGGAGACCTCTGAGGAAGGTgtctgaggacagagacagagtcagactcaCCTGTCCACAGGTGAGgggggagagtgtgtgtgtgtgtgtgtacgtgtgtgtgtgtgtgtgtgtgtgtgtgtgtatgtgtcaccATTGAGGCTCAGGCTGTGTTGGATGGTGCTCAGGGGGGGGGGCAGGGCCAGAGGTCGGGGGGGCAGAGACTGCATCGACGCCCCGACGCCGCGCTCCAGGAACGGAccctgctgctgaggaggaccCCCGAAATCAtctgaggacacacagagtcacatgacctcagtcacatgaccacacaggaagcagcacagacacaaacagaggaggtgaaaacagaaagcagaggcagaggaggaggaggaggaggaggagtaccGAGCAGACTGAGGCTCCGTCTGGGCGGGGAGGAGGAGTCGGGGGGTGAAGAGAGTTCCCCCCCTCCGAGAAATATCCACATCAACCAGAGACACCGTCTCAcctggacacacagagagaggaggaggaggaggagagaggaggaggaggaggagagaggaggaggagagaggaggaggagagaggagaagaggaggagagaggaggcgagaggaggagaggaggaggacaggaggtgTTAGAGCAGAGAACAGTAGAAATgttagagcagcagcagcttttagaaacagaagaagaaacagacgTCATTTaatcagaagaagaagatgagcTGGAGCAGAGAACTGGAACCAGAACTTCATGTTAGCCACAGAAACCTGCTTATTCAGTCCACATGATCAGAACCAGGTCTGTACAGGTCATCCGGGTCTCTGCAGGTCTGTCCTGTTTCCTGATAGTTTGGGTTCTACTGGAGTTCAAACACCACTCTGTGATGTGGACCGGATCAGACTGtgtcctccatctttcttttaCTGACTGAGCATCATCAGAAACCTGAACCACAATCCTGGTTTCTACCTGAGTCCTCCAGCAGAACCAAGACCAGGTGTGAAACTAACAACCTGGACCTGCAGTCTGATTCCACTGAGACCAGGACCTGACCCTGAACACAGACTCCTCTGCAGAACAGAAACCTGAACCTCGACTCTGAAAAACCTCCTGAGACGAAACACccagtcacagagtcacagaatcacagtcacagagtcacagagtcacagtcacagagttacagagttacagtcacagagtcagagagtcacagtcacaaagtcacagagtcacagccacagagtcagagagtcacagtcagagagtcagagagtcacagtcacagagtcagagagtcacagtcacagagtcagagagttacagagttacagtcacagagtcacagagtcacagtcagagagtcacagtcacagagtcacagtcagagagtcacagagttacagtcacagagtcagagagtcacagagtcagtcacagagtcacagagtcacagccacagagtcagagagtcacagtcacagagtcagagagtcagagtcacagtcacagagtcagagagtcacagtcacagagtcacagagttacagagttacagtcacagagtcacagtcagagagtcacagtcacagagtcacagtcagagagtcacagagttacagtcacagagtcacagagttacagtcagagagtcacagtcacagagtcacagagttacagagttacagtcacagagtcacagtcacagagtcacagtcagagagtcacagagttacagtcacagagtcacagagttacagtcacagagtcacagagtcacagtcagagagtcacagtcacagagtcacagtcagagagtcacagagttacagagttacagtcacagagtcacagagtcacagtcagagagtcacagagttacagtcacagagtcacagagtcacagtcagagagtcacagtcacagagtcacagtcagagagtcacagagttacagtcacagagtcacagagttaCAGAGTAACAGAGTCAGGTAAAAatagctctcacacacacagacacagtaacttATATTCAGACGTACCAGTGAAAGCAGGACTGAAGGGCACCGGAGAGAAGGCACTGTGAGGTCTGGACACCTGCAGCCTGATGGGAGACATCAGAGGTTAAACTGAGAGCAAGTGAGTAAGTGATTGATGACACACCTGATGACACACCTGATGACACACCTGACACCTGAGAGTGTTTGTTCAGGACTCAGACGTTAACTCTCAGTGATCTGTTCACACTGAGCTGTGGAAACAATGCCGTCGCCATGGCAGCAACGCCTCGTCTCTCTCTGCTGAGCAGTGAGGATGATCATCACCATGACGACagataccaaaaaaaaaaagtcctctgAAGTTTAATGTGAGTTAAACTCTGACCTGAGACCAGAACAGGAAACTGACGTCTGCAAATGTCTGGTGTTGGAGAGAAATCACTGCTTCAGATTTTCACctgaaacattcagaaacatcAAACTCCAACACACTCTGAGACAGAATGGTGAGAGCGTCTGAGACAGAACCAGGATCTCCTGGTTCTGTCTCAGGAGATCCTGGTCCAGGAGATCCTGGTCCCAGGAGATCCTGGTTCTGTCTTTAAAACCACCTCTGAACGATTCTTTTGACCAGCTGCTGTCCGTCACGTCTTCAAACACGGTCAGCTCTTCTTCGTTGATTTGTGATCTTTAATATCTCCACATCTTTGACCTAAACTGTTCTGAGTCATTCAGAGGTGAAATCAGATACGTGTCACTTTTTAATCTGTCCGTCTACTCTCTGTCCGTCGCACCTGTGTGAACAAAGGGCCCATAATGCACTGCGTTACTGACGTGACAATCCAGCACTTCTCTGTGAGATGCAGATACATGAACAGACCCAGAGTTACCTAAATAATGGTGAGAGCGTCTGAGTGCAGAGCAGGACGTCCTGCCACAGAGTTTAActctgtcagaggaggaaacactcaaacacacctgAGGATTCATCTAATGAAGAAAGACGGAAAACAACCTGAGATCTGAGTCCAGTCGTTCTTACAGTTAGTCTCTTTTTCTGCAAACAAAGGAACCAAACTGGCTGTAATGTAATGAAACAGTCTGTTAGAGTGAAACAGTCTGTTAGAGTGAAACAGTCTGTTagagtgttgcattgtgggttgTTTGTAGCCATGTTGCTAAGCTAACAGTCTGAGTTCAGCGAGtcttcagtttcagctgctTCGTTAGAAATGAAACGAGGAGTTTCAGTCGGTCGGAGAGAGACGGactcagtcagctgatcagAGGTCAGGAGGTCGTCTGAACCTAAAGCTGTTTCACTGTCAGACTGAGGATGAAGATCTTCTTCTCCCATAAACAGAGATGCAGTGAATCATTTACTCAGTGAGTCGGAGCCATGGTGAGCTCTGACTCTGAGCAGACGTCTGCAGATTCAACACCAGATCAAACTGTGGCACCAACAAGTCGCTTTTCACATGAAGAGAAACACGACTTTCCATTTTCAGAAATAAGAACTCTGCTtttccacctgctgctgcacatgTGGTTTATAAGTGAGTCGTCAGTCTGATGTTTACAGCTCggtttcacttcctgtcagagcGACCACTGAACAGACGTTTGATGGTTCAGTCTTGAAGCCAGTGAACAGCAGTTTATTTCCATCCACAGCTGTGTGAAGTTACACCAAATGATCAGCGttcaataataatcaataataatgattCTGGATTAATCAGTTGAATGAGTCGTTTGTTCAAAGTctaaactgaaacattttcagtttcaaaaatgtaaaacagagaaaatctgaaTGTTTGATCGATTGATCTAAACGAACCTTTAACTGATCAGTCCCTGATCACCTGTCTGTATCCATCACAGCTGCTCTCAGGTCAGTGTTTACCTGTTGTCATGGCAataagcccccccccccccgcggGCCTCTTACCTGCTGCTGTCCTGCTCCATGTTGCTGCAGGTCGACCCCCACACGTCCAGCAGACTTCCCCCGGACGAGGTGGACGAGGCCAGGGACGGCCTCTTGTCCAGGAGCCCCCCCGACCCCCCGCTGGAGCTCTTGGTCCTGAACAGTTTGCTGAGCCGGACCTTCAGGGACCCCCCTTTCCTCGACTTCCCCCGCGGCGTCTTCTCCccgtccctccctcctcccacctccccctccaGGACCACCAGGGGGGAGGCAGACCGCCCCGCTCCCCCTGAGGCCACGCCGAGTTTGGGGGTGGTGGCGCGGCTCTGGGGCTGGGACCGGGACTGGTGCTGATGCTGGGGGCGGTGGATTGGGTCAGGGCCTGAGGACAGGAGGGGGTCGGGGGAGACCTGGAGGCCACTGAGGGTCACTGCTGCCTGGGGGGCCTGCGGGCGGACGGGGGGGTAAGGACAGGGTACGGTGGTGCCAACAGGGGGGCGGGAGTCCACGCAGGGGGGTAAGGACACCGCGGCACCCAGGACAGCCAGCGAGGACCTGCAGGTCTGGTCGGTGCAGACCCCCGCCTCCTCGGCCAGTCTGTGGACCTGCCGCATCAGACCGCTCAGAGTCCCGCTGGAGAACACCGGCCCCGCCCCCCCAGATGTCTCTCCTTT encodes the following:
- the LOC108873260 gene encoding LOW QUALITY PROTEIN: suppressor of cytokine signaling 7-like (The sequence of the model RefSeq protein was modified relative to this genomic sequence to represent the inferred CDS: inserted 2 bases in 1 codon), with product MNDAQQEMSPDFVLMRLVSAAEYDRLDEPDDLMSGGGGFGPVKAVLGHHGGGFDLDPSGPSAGLGSASPHYSSPLPGKGELDGGLVLTQAPPGSEAPLSPPPPEDFAVAAQRFVDFPVPHGHGSGGHGSRAQLMVFQNLLRSGDRILECGLEQLPPGFLREEAERQRQQLDSGSGTGPGGTTAGPGPGGGKDQNSHCIPSAEENLQPPPQLLQWHPVLRLSKGSDGSQTPQQGVPALNSESGSVLCHRHRLLTDRLAKWPPGLLDQALRLGLLEPRKNCPAGGEDPVLALARRLGQLGEGREGGGGGGGEDMVLPLPRCSCHSVLASGTGGEDPSETSDALLVLEGLGSEEVGEARDRGDVGDTEKGETSGGAGPVFSSGTLSGLMRQVHRLAEEAGVCTDQTCRSSLAVLGAAVSLPPCVDSRPPVGTTVPCPYPPVRPQAPQAAVTLSGLQVSPDPLLSSGPDPIHRPQHQHQSRSQPQSRATTPKLGVASGGAGRSASPLVVLEGEVGGGRDGEKTPRGKSRKGGSLKVRLSKLFRTKSSSGGSGGLLDKRPSLASSTSSGGSLLDVWGSTCSNMEQDSSRLQVSRPHSAFSPVPFSPAFTGETVSLVDVDISRRGXELSSPPDSSSPPRRSLSLLDDFGGPPQQQGPFLERGVGASMQSLPPRPLALPPPLSTIQHSLSLNDTFLRGLPRPVPLRPDGQHLPPRLAARCPLSRPDASSFATSLRELEKCGWYWGPMNWEDAEMKLKGKPDGSFLVRDSSDPRYILSLSFRSQGVTHHTRMEHYRGTFSLWCHPKFEDRCHSVVEFIERAIMHSKNGKFLYFLRSRVPGLPPTPVQLLYPVSRFSSVKSLQHLCRFCIRQLVRIDHIQELPLPTPLIAYLRKFYYYDPEEEINPTLKERGPEPSSQPGVESQT